CTGAATCGGCTCGGAGAAGACCTGGTTCGAGATCGCCGGTACGATCGCCGCCACGAAGCGGGTCCGGCTCGAGGCCAGCCCCCCCGCCAGCAGGTTCGGCACGTAGCCGGTCCGCTCGATCACCTGCCGGACGCTCTCGATCGTGCCGGGCGCCACGATCTCCGGGTGGTTGAGCACCCGGGAAACCGTGATCGGGGAGACCCCGGCCAGCTTGGCCACGTCCGCCAGGGTAGTTATTCCGGTGGATCTCCGAATGGTTGTTGCCTCCGTGCGGGCACGCATCGGGGATGCGGTCCGTTTTATCCACAAAATGTTAGCGTTAACATCGTGCCGTGTCAACCCGCCAAGACTGATATAAAGCGAAAATATGCGGCATATGAAATCGATTGACACCCATAAATGACATCGCTACCATGTCGCCATAGGAGACCTTCATGGACGTTCGGACGGACACTGCCGGCATCTCCGGCGCACCGGTCGTCACCGGGATGCGCGTGGTACCGGTCGCGGGGCGAGACAGCATGCTGCTGAACCTCAGCGGCGCGCACGCCCCCTTCTTCACCCGCAACATCGTGCT
This genomic window from Thermodesulfobacteriota bacterium contains:
- a CDS encoding LacI family DNA-binding transcriptional regulator: MRARTEATTIRRSTGITTLADVAKLAGVSPITVSRVLNHPEIVAPGTIESVRQVIERTGYVPNLLAGGLASSRTRFVAAIVPAISNQVFSEPIQ